The genome window TTACCGACATTAATGTAGTTTTTGCCACTGAAAGTTTGCGGTTAAATTACGATCCTGAACAAGTAACCGAAAAAGTAATATTCGATCGCATAAAAAACCTAGGCTACACCATCGAACAGCCTACCGCAGCAATATTATCACACTCCGATGCCCCTTGTTTAGACGAACATCACCAGCATTCTACCGTCCAGAAAGCTCAAAAACCCGATCCAACAAACTGGGAATTCTGGATTCGCAATCGCCGGGGACAAAGTGTCATTTTAGCTGGAATAGGATTAATCCTGGGATTGCTGACTCAGAATTTAGCCCTGACAATCTGGATATCGCGGGCTTTTTACGGTATCGGTATGATTGTAGCTGGATTTCCGATCGCCCGCGCGGGCCTGATGGAGTTGCGCTTGCGTCGCGCCGACATGAATTTGTTGATGACTATTTCGGTAATTGGCGCGGTGGCTTTAGGCGATTGGTTTGAAGCGGCGTTAGTTATCTTCCTGTTTAGTCTGGGAACAACTTTGCAAACTTTCACTTTCAGCCGCACTCGCCATGCGATTGCGAGTTTAATGGATATTACACCTCCGACGGCAACTGTCAAGCGCGACAATAATCAGGAAGTGACTGTGCGGGTTGAGGAAATTCAAGTTGGAGAAATTTTGACTATTCGCCCTGGCCAAAGGGTGGCATTAGATGGGATAGTTGTAGCGGGGAATTCAAGCATTGACCAATCGCCAATTACGGGTGAATCTATCCCGGAAGATAAGCAAACGGGCGATCGCGTTTTTGCCGGAACTTTAAATCAAACTGGCTTTTTGGAAGTCAGAGTTACTCACACTGCGAATGATACCACGGTTGCGAAAATTGTTCACTTAGTCGAGTCGGCACAATCGAGTCGCGCACCAACTCAGCAGTGGGTGGACAAATTTGCAGAGATTTATACTCCTATTGTGATTGTAAGTGCGATCGCCCTGACAGTAATTCCGCCCTTAATTTTTGGTCAACCGTTCAGCATCTGGTGCTACCGCGCCCTGGTAATGTTAGTCATAGCCTGTCCCTGCGCCTTAGTAATTTCCACTCCGGTTTCCATTGTCAGCGCCATCGGTGCCGCCACCAGTCAAGGCGTGTTATTTAAGGGCGGAAACGGCTTAGAAAATGCGGGAAAAATCAAGAGTCTGGCTTTTGATAAAACCGGAACTTTGACTGAAGGTAAACCAGTTGTCCAAAAAATTTACGACTTAGGAGAATTGAGCGCCAGCGCGGTATTGTTAATTGCAGCTTGTTTGGAAAAACAATCGGAACATCCTTTAGCTAAGGCAATTGTTACCAAAGCGGAGGAAGCAGGAATTGAGTTAGAAACTCCTGAAGACTTTATGGCTTATCCAGGTAAAGGGATTGCGGCGAAGTTTGGCAACAACCTGTATTTTGTCGGAAATTGCCGATTATTTGCCGACCAAAATATCGAACTGTCAAAATCAGCCGTCTCTCTGCTAGATGAGATTGAAAAATTAGGTCAAACTCCCGTTTTAGTTGGCAGTAGTCGCGGTTTGTTGGGAGTGATTGCTTTGGCTGACGGCTTGCGGCTGGAAGCTGGAGAAGCCGTATATATGCTAAAACAGATGGGTTTGAACAATTTGGTGATGCTCACGGGCGATCGCACTTTTGTAGCTCAGCAAATAGCCCAACAACTCAACCTATCTGAGTATAAAGCAGAATTGCTGCCATTCGACAAACTCCAATCAATTCAACAATTGCGAAATTTGGGAACCGTCGGAATGGTAGGCGACGGCATTAACGATGCCCCCGCTTTAGCCGCCGCCGATATCAGCTTTGCAGTTGGTGGCATTGATATAGCATTAGAAACCGCCGATGTGGTATTAGTTGGTAGCGACTTGAGAAAACTCGTTTATGCAGTCGATTTGAGCCGCCGCACTGTAAATGTGATTCAGCAAAATGTGATTTTTTCGTTGGTCACAAAAGCGCTGTTTTTGTTGTTGGGAACCTTTGGGTTTGTCGGGTTAGCAGTTGCAGTTTTGGCTGACACGGGAACTTCATTAATCGTGACGGCAAATGGAATGCGGCTGTTTCGGAATAAATAGAGCAATGAATAGCAATCGCACCTAAAATCTCAAATCTAAAACCCGTTGGCGACTGTGTAGAGATAGCCAAAAATTTAGTATTTCCTCGCCGACTTCTTCTGGATAGAAGTGATGGAAAAAATGCCGCCCGTCTGGACATTCCCAAAAGCGATCGCCTTTTTTGATAAATTTCGACCAGCGGCGCATCACAATAGGAGATGCCACAAAATCCGTTTTGCTACTACATATCAACAAAGGTACTTCCACACCTTCATCCCTAGAATTAATTACCCTAAATAAAGAGTGAGGAGAAGGAGAACAGGCTAAGTCATCCTCAAAATATGGTATAAATTTTTGATTGATACTTTGATTTTGGAATCCTAGCATATCACGTACCATTTGACTTAAAACTTGTTTGCCACTCCAGGGAAAAGCTGAAAGATGCGTGTAGTAATGTGCTTGCCAATTAATCGCAGATGGCACACCCACACCTAAAAGTGCCAAAGAACTTACTTTCTCAGGATAGCGGCGCGCGTACATTAAGCCAACTAATCCGCTGGTACTGTGGCCCATGAGATGAATTGGGCGATCGCGAATTGTCAAAAAATCGTGCAAAAGCTCAACAGCCATATCCAAAGAGCAACCTTCGTCTTCAGTTTGATGGTATTCCCATACTTGCACCGGCACAGAATGATTTAAGTAGGCAAGTAGAGAGCGATCGAAGCATTGCAAACTAGGACTTACACTTAACCAAAGCACGTCATCTGAACAAACTTTCATCT of Microcoleus sp. bin38.metabat.b11b12b14.051 contains these proteins:
- a CDS encoding alpha/beta hydrolase → MKVCSDDVLWLSVSPSLQCFDRSLLAYLNHSVPVQVWEYHQTEDEGCSLDMAVELLHDFLTIRDRPIHLMGHSTSGLVGLMYARRYPEKVSSLALLGVGVPSAINWQAHYYTHLSAFPWSGKQVLSQMVRDMLGFQNQSINQKFIPYFEDDLACSPSPHSLFRVINSRDEGVEVPLLICSSKTDFVASPIVMRRWSKFIKKGDRFWECPDGRHFFHHFYPEEVGEEILNFWLSLHSRQRVLDLRF
- a CDS encoding cation-translocating P-type ATPase, which translates into the protein MTQTPSLKTLQTKIGGMDCGNCAKTVAAGLEKLPGLTDINVVFATESLRLNYDPEQVTEKVIFDRIKNLGYTIEQPTAAILSHSDAPCLDEHHQHSTVQKAQKPDPTNWEFWIRNRRGQSVILAGIGLILGLLTQNLALTIWISRAFYGIGMIVAGFPIARAGLMELRLRRADMNLLMTISVIGAVALGDWFEAALVIFLFSLGTTLQTFTFSRTRHAIASLMDITPPTATVKRDNNQEVTVRVEEIQVGEILTIRPGQRVALDGIVVAGNSSIDQSPITGESIPEDKQTGDRVFAGTLNQTGFLEVRVTHTANDTTVAKIVHLVESAQSSRAPTQQWVDKFAEIYTPIVIVSAIALTVIPPLIFGQPFSIWCYRALVMLVIACPCALVISTPVSIVSAIGAATSQGVLFKGGNGLENAGKIKSLAFDKTGTLTEGKPVVQKIYDLGELSASAVLLIAACLEKQSEHPLAKAIVTKAEEAGIELETPEDFMAYPGKGIAAKFGNNLYFVGNCRLFADQNIELSKSAVSLLDEIEKLGQTPVLVGSSRGLLGVIALADGLRLEAGEAVYMLKQMGLNNLVMLTGDRTFVAQQIAQQLNLSEYKAELLPFDKLQSIQQLRNLGTVGMVGDGINDAPALAAADISFAVGGIDIALETADVVLVGSDLRKLVYAVDLSRRTVNVIQQNVIFSLVTKALFLLLGTFGFVGLAVAVLADTGTSLIVTANGMRLFRNK